Proteins encoded within one genomic window of Gracilimonas sp.:
- the ppk1 gene encoding polyphosphate kinase 1, producing MKKSSLSPDEVSLTQPGNQKTKIAKKLANPKKNEILKRKGMQKDLRSSKLKIFGSDYFFNYELSWLKFNERVLAEAQNQKNKILERIKFLSIVCSNLDEFFQKRVGGLKRQLMAEVKELSVDGMTPSDQLKVVRHEVHKMIEAYRGCFFDDLLPKLSSKGIRILSYSELTEYQKSVSDRYFQKQVYPIVTPLAVDESHPFPFISNKSLSFAIELLNPRTEEKSFARLKIPANRNRFVEVQRKGNNVILIPIEGLIREKMNQFFPGMKVLSAHMFRVTRNASVDRNEEEAEDLLETIEDELRERKFAEIVRLEIDAEMPKHLKKYLVKNLNINWNDVYEMKGTIGLADVMEIARLSGFNRLKERNWTPVLHPALKHNPEEEIPSIFEVIKKGDFMVHHPYHSFELSTQRFIEEAARDPNVLAIKQTLYRTSKDSPLMHSLMNAAEEGKQVAVLVEIKARFDEERNITWAQKLENYGVHVAYGIPGLKIHTKLTMVVREESDGLRTYCHIGTGNYHPDTAQLYEDLALFTCDEQLGSDVTDVFNLLTGYAPEQSFEKLLIAPHHMRKQMDALIEYEIEEAKNDRPARIIAKMNSLEDPVIIQKLYEASNVGVKIDLIVRGVCRLIPGKEGLSENITVHSIIGRYLEHSRVYYFNHRGEHKYFIGSADWMHRNLDARVEAITPIENENLKKYLQFVLNIYFNDNKQRWLLNADGSYDRAKKIKGSSKLSAHDFLMNHMKESDEPIPKA from the coding sequence ATGAAAAAGTCCTCGTTATCACCGGATGAAGTTTCTTTGACTCAACCGGGGAACCAAAAAACCAAAATTGCCAAGAAACTGGCAAATCCCAAAAAGAATGAGATTCTTAAGCGGAAGGGTATGCAAAAAGACCTGCGCTCCAGCAAGTTAAAAATTTTTGGCAGTGACTATTTCTTCAATTACGAACTAAGCTGGCTTAAGTTCAATGAACGTGTTTTGGCTGAAGCTCAGAACCAAAAAAATAAAATTCTCGAGCGAATAAAATTTCTTTCTATCGTATGCTCTAACCTGGATGAATTTTTTCAAAAGCGTGTTGGCGGTCTCAAAAGGCAATTAATGGCAGAAGTGAAGGAGCTTTCCGTAGATGGAATGACCCCTTCCGATCAGCTTAAAGTCGTGCGGCATGAAGTTCATAAGATGATCGAAGCTTATCGCGGCTGTTTTTTTGATGACTTGTTGCCAAAATTGTCGAGCAAAGGAATCCGGATCTTATCTTATAGTGAGCTTACAGAATATCAAAAAAGTGTGAGTGACCGATATTTTCAAAAGCAGGTATATCCCATTGTGACACCGCTGGCTGTAGATGAGTCTCACCCTTTTCCCTTCATTTCTAATAAAAGTCTTTCTTTTGCCATAGAATTATTAAATCCGCGAACAGAGGAAAAATCTTTTGCACGGCTCAAAATTCCCGCAAACCGAAACCGATTTGTAGAGGTGCAGCGCAAGGGCAATAATGTAATTTTAATTCCTATTGAGGGATTGATTCGCGAGAAAATGAACCAGTTTTTCCCGGGAATGAAGGTGCTTTCTGCACACATGTTCAGGGTTACACGAAATGCTTCGGTGGACCGAAATGAAGAAGAGGCAGAAGACCTGCTGGAGACCATTGAAGACGAATTGCGGGAGCGAAAATTTGCTGAAATCGTTCGTTTGGAAATTGACGCAGAGATGCCCAAGCACCTGAAAAAATATCTGGTAAAAAACCTGAATATTAATTGGAATGACGTATATGAAATGAAAGGCACCATTGGGTTGGCTGATGTAATGGAAATAGCCCGGCTGAGTGGATTTAACCGCCTTAAAGAACGCAACTGGACCCCTGTTCTGCACCCTGCTTTGAAACATAATCCCGAGGAAGAAATACCCAGTATCTTTGAAGTAATTAAGAAGGGAGACTTTATGGTCCACCATCCCTACCATAGCTTTGAGCTTTCTACCCAACGGTTTATTGAGGAGGCCGCTCGTGATCCTAATGTTTTGGCAATAAAGCAGACCTTGTACCGGACTTCCAAAGATTCTCCACTGATGCACTCATTGATGAATGCCGCAGAAGAGGGAAAACAAGTAGCCGTACTTGTTGAAATCAAGGCCCGGTTTGATGAGGAGCGTAATATAACCTGGGCACAAAAACTGGAAAATTATGGAGTACACGTAGCCTATGGAATCCCAGGACTTAAAATTCATACCAAATTAACGATGGTGGTTCGTGAGGAAAGTGACGGACTTCGGACCTATTGTCATATCGGAACCGGAAACTATCATCCGGATACTGCACAGCTTTATGAAGATTTAGCCTTGTTTACCTGTGATGAACAGCTTGGCTCTGATGTTACGGATGTATTTAACCTGTTGACCGGATATGCTCCGGAACAGTCGTTTGAAAAATTACTGATTGCCCCTCATCATATGCGCAAACAAATGGATGCGTTGATCGAATATGAAATTGAAGAAGCCAAAAACGACAGGCCGGCGCGCATTATCGCCAAAATGAACAGCCTGGAGGATCCGGTAATAATTCAAAAATTATATGAAGCATCTAATGTCGGAGTTAAAATTGATTTAATAGTTCGGGGTGTGTGTCGATTAATCCCAGGAAAAGAAGGACTAAGTGAAAACATTACGGTACACTCTATTATCGGTCGTTATTTAGAGCATTCAAGAGTCTATTACTTTAACCATCGCGGCGAACATAAATATTTTATAGGATCGGCAGACTGGATGCACAGAAACCTGGATGCCCGTGTTGAAGCTATTACCCCAATTGAGAATGAAAATCTAAAAAAGTATCTGCAGTTTGTGCTTAATATTTATTTTAATGACAACAAACAGCGATGGCTGTTAAATGCTGACGGAAGCTATGATCGAGCTAAAAAAATAAAGGGAAGCTCGAAATTAAGTGCACATGATTTTTTAATGAATCATATGAAAGAATCTGACGAACCCATCCCTAAGGCATAG
- a CDS encoding amidohydrolase family protein produces the protein MKKPIRSLLLALVCVLFFGVQGFSQSTPQIFKGAQIIPISGEPINNGVLVVEHGKITAVGGPNTRIPRGADVHDVSGHVIMPGLVDTHSHIGDGDGGDRSATLHPDVRIMDSIDPRSPSFKRALAGGITSVNVMPGSGHLMSGQTVYLKLRDANVIEDMLLYTDDEKTIYGGLKMANGTNPRGNPPSPGTRAKAASMVRELYIKAQEYQAKIEAADGDESKMPPRDIGMETLVEVLEGKRIVHNHTHKHQDILTAMRLAEEFDYRLVLQHVSEAWKVADEIANSENVLGASIITLDSFGGKVEAAEIKNSNGKYLEDAGALVGFHTDDGITDSRMFLRHAALGIQEGMSRNEALRAVTIANAVMMDIDDRVGTLEKGKDADFVILDGDPFSVYTHVQQTWIEGQKVWDRNNEEDKKYATGGYQIYPGTIHTHHGEGGLK, from the coding sequence ATGAAGAAACCGATACGAAGCTTATTGCTCGCATTGGTCTGTGTGCTTTTCTTTGGGGTTCAGGGATTTTCTCAATCCACTCCTCAAATATTTAAAGGTGCTCAGATCATACCTATTTCTGGCGAGCCTATCAATAATGGCGTTCTTGTTGTTGAACACGGCAAGATCACCGCAGTTGGTGGTCCCAATACCCGGATTCCCAGAGGAGCCGATGTTCACGATGTATCCGGACATGTAATCATGCCCGGCCTGGTTGACACTCACTCTCACATTGGCGATGGTGACGGCGGCGATCGTTCAGCCACTCTCCATCCTGATGTGCGAATCATGGATTCCATTGATCCGAGAAGTCCATCTTTTAAACGTGCATTGGCAGGTGGTATCACCTCTGTAAATGTAATGCCTGGATCAGGTCACTTGATGAGTGGACAAACCGTTTACCTAAAACTGCGTGATGCTAATGTCATAGAAGACATGCTGCTTTACACAGATGATGAAAAGACTATTTATGGCGGACTGAAAATGGCGAACGGGACCAACCCCCGAGGAAACCCTCCCTCACCCGGAACAAGGGCTAAAGCCGCTTCAATGGTTCGTGAGTTGTATATAAAAGCTCAGGAATATCAAGCAAAAATTGAAGCTGCCGATGGTGACGAAAGTAAAATGCCTCCGCGGGATATTGGAATGGAAACGCTGGTGGAAGTTTTGGAAGGCAAGCGCATTGTTCACAATCACACCCATAAACATCAGGATATTTTAACAGCTATGCGATTGGCCGAGGAATTCGACTACCGCCTTGTGTTGCAACACGTAAGTGAAGCCTGGAAAGTAGCCGATGAAATTGCAAACTCAGAGAATGTATTGGGAGCTTCTATCATCACCCTCGATTCATTCGGTGGAAAAGTTGAAGCAGCCGAGATTAAGAACTCAAATGGTAAATATCTGGAAGATGCCGGAGCTCTTGTTGGTTTCCACACCGATGATGGTATTACGGACTCCCGAATGTTTTTACGTCATGCAGCCTTGGGTATACAAGAAGGAATGAGTCGCAATGAAGCATTAAGAGCGGTTACTATTGCAAATGCCGTAATGATGGATATTGATGACCGTGTCGGAACCCTTGAGAAAGGCAAAGATGCCGACTTTGTTATTCTTGATGGGGATCCTTTTAGTGTGTACACACATGTTCAGCAAACCTGGATCGAAGGCCAGAAGGTCTGGGATCGCAATAATGAAGAGGACAAAAAATATGCTACCGGCGGATATCAGATCTATCCCGGTACCATCCATACACATCACGGTGAAGGAGGTTTGAAATGA
- a CDS encoding YdeI/OmpD-associated family protein: MKPITFSSHIDHLPKLKLHHITVPAEIVDKVGGIGTRLMCSVNGNKAFHAGMVALGGGAAYITVNKKRMKKYGIKKGDEVEATIELDNSKYGMEMPEELEALLEQDDEGAHRFEMLTPGKQRYIIHYVSQVKSSQKKIDRAIMLINNLKALPEDEFDFRKLLGLPPRDS, from the coding sequence ATGAAACCTATAACCTTCTCATCCCATATCGACCACCTCCCAAAATTAAAGCTGCACCATATCACCGTACCCGCTGAAATTGTAGACAAAGTTGGAGGAATCGGAACCCGGTTGATGTGTTCCGTCAATGGGAATAAAGCTTTCCATGCCGGAATGGTTGCCCTGGGTGGTGGTGCCGCTTACATCACCGTAAACAAAAAGCGAATGAAAAAGTATGGGATAAAAAAGGGAGATGAAGTTGAAGCCACCATAGAGCTGGATAACAGTAAGTACGGAATGGAGATGCCGGAAGAACTTGAGGCTTTATTGGAACAGGATGACGAAGGGGCACACAGATTTGAAATGCTTACTCCCGGTAAACAGCGATATATCATCCACTATGTTTCACAGGTTAAAAGCAGTCAAAAGAAAATAGACCGGGCTATTATGCTGATCAATAATTTAAAAGCTTTGCCTGAAGATGAGTTTGATTTCCGAAAATTGTTGGGGCTTCCACCACGGGATTCATAG
- a CDS encoding amidohydrolase family protein has translation MKFLKQLILLPALLLVINFTAEAQIAVKGETVYTMAGQPISNGVVLIKDGKIERIGSGINIPSNYEVYEAKVVTPGFIDAHSVVGLAGHLNVDADQDQLETSNPIQPELRAIDAYNAQEALVDFLRDQGVTTVHTGHGPGALISGQTMIIKTTGETVNDNLIEPSKMLAFTLGDNLSRAFSKPGTRAKGIAMLRQELIKAQSYLEKRNGEEDYSMDLGMEALADLLEGKKTALVTVHKANDIMSAIRLQEEFGFPMVLDGVAEAYMIIDEIKSRGYSVIIHPSMIRPGGDAKNASLETAAKLYEAGIPIAFQSGYEGYVPKTRVVHYEAGVAAANGLGKDNALKVLTIDAAKLLGIDNRVGSLERGKDADLVMFNGDPLEYITNVTGVIINGEKVK, from the coding sequence ATGAAATTTTTGAAACAATTAATACTGCTGCCGGCGTTATTACTCGTAATTAATTTTACTGCAGAAGCACAGATCGCGGTTAAAGGGGAAACGGTTTATACCATGGCCGGTCAACCCATTTCAAATGGAGTAGTCCTTATTAAGGATGGAAAAATTGAACGTATTGGTTCAGGAATAAATATACCTTCCAATTATGAGGTGTATGAGGCCAAGGTTGTAACACCCGGTTTTATTGACGCGCACTCAGTGGTAGGTCTTGCCGGCCACCTGAATGTTGATGCCGATCAGGATCAGCTTGAAACATCTAATCCTATACAACCGGAGCTTAGAGCTATTGATGCCTACAATGCTCAGGAAGCACTTGTTGATTTTCTGCGTGATCAGGGAGTAACCACCGTTCATACCGGGCATGGACCGGGTGCACTTATCAGTGGCCAAACCATGATCATTAAAACCACCGGTGAAACGGTTAACGACAATTTGATCGAACCGTCTAAAATGCTTGCTTTCACTTTAGGCGATAATCTGAGCCGTGCTTTCAGCAAGCCGGGTACACGAGCAAAAGGTATTGCTATGCTGAGACAGGAGCTGATCAAAGCCCAATCCTATCTGGAAAAAAGAAATGGTGAGGAAGACTACAGCATGGACCTGGGAATGGAAGCCTTAGCTGATTTACTTGAAGGCAAGAAAACGGCCTTGGTCACCGTTCACAAAGCCAACGACATCATGTCTGCCATTCGACTTCAGGAAGAGTTTGGCTTCCCAATGGTTCTGGATGGAGTGGCTGAAGCATATATGATCATTGACGAGATCAAATCCCGCGGTTATTCTGTCATCATTCACCCATCTATGATTCGTCCGGGTGGCGATGCCAAAAATGCATCTCTGGAAACTGCAGCTAAGCTTTACGAGGCCGGTATTCCGATCGCTTTCCAAAGCGGTTATGAAGGCTACGTTCCTAAAACGCGTGTGGTACATTATGAAGCAGGAGTTGCTGCTGCCAATGGCTTAGGAAAAGATAACGCCCTCAAAGTATTGACCATTGATGCCGCCAAACTTCTGGGCATCGATAACCGTGTTGGCTCCCTCGAAAGGGGCAAAGATGCCGACTTGGTGATGTTCAACGGGGATCCGCTTGAATACATTACCAACGTAACCGGCGTTATCATCAACGGTGAAAAGGTGAAGTAA
- the ruvB gene encoding Holliday junction branch migration DNA helicase RuvB, translated as MNNPLLNPEEKEEVFEQTVRPGSLQEFIGQKKAISNLSVFIKAAKQRGDALDHVILSGPPGLGKTTLSYIIANEMGVKIRPTTGPVLEKPGDLAGMLTNLEEGDVLFIDEIHRLNPVIEEYLYSAMEDYKLDIVIDSGPNARSIQIELNHFTLVGATTRKGLLTAPLRARFGIDMRLDYYDVELLQRIALRTADIMGLGITDAGAHEIARRSRGTPRIVNKLLRRTRDFAQVDNVETIDEKIADKALNALDVDQNGLDEMDIRILKAIIENYDGGPVGLSTLGVAVGEDKGTIEEVYEPFLIKEGFMQRTPKGRICTKKAYQYLGIDPSKKDGDLFSS; from the coding sequence GTGAATAACCCGCTTTTAAATCCCGAAGAAAAAGAAGAAGTTTTTGAACAGACGGTTCGTCCCGGCTCCCTTCAAGAATTTATTGGGCAGAAAAAAGCCATTTCCAATCTTTCTGTTTTTATAAAAGCCGCCAAACAGCGGGGGGATGCACTTGACCATGTGATTCTTTCCGGCCCTCCCGGCTTGGGCAAAACAACTCTCTCCTATATCATCGCCAATGAAATGGGGGTAAAAATTCGGCCGACCACAGGCCCGGTTTTGGAGAAACCCGGCGACCTTGCCGGTATGCTTACCAATTTGGAAGAAGGCGACGTGCTTTTTATTGATGAAATTCACCGACTCAACCCTGTGATCGAAGAATACCTGTATTCAGCGATGGAAGATTATAAGCTGGATATTGTCATCGACTCGGGCCCTAATGCCCGAAGTATTCAGATTGAATTGAACCACTTTACCCTGGTTGGAGCCACTACCCGTAAGGGATTGTTAACGGCTCCGCTCCGTGCTCGCTTCGGAATTGATATGCGGCTGGATTATTACGATGTGGAGCTGCTTCAGCGGATTGCCTTGCGAACGGCTGATATCATGGGTTTGGGCATCACGGATGCCGGTGCTCACGAAATTGCCCGGAGAAGCAGGGGGACTCCAAGAATTGTGAACAAGCTTCTTCGGCGAACCCGAGATTTCGCACAGGTTGATAATGTAGAAACCATAGACGAGAAAATTGCCGACAAGGCACTCAACGCCCTCGATGTGGATCAAAACGGCCTGGATGAAATGGATATACGTATTCTCAAAGCCATCATTGAAAACTATGACGGCGGGCCGGTTGGTTTGAGCACCTTGGGTGTGGCCGTTGGCGAAGACAAAGGTACCATCGAAGAAGTTTATGAGCCGTTCCTCATCAAAGAAGGCTTTATGCAGCGCACGCCCAAAGGACGAATTTGTACGAAGAAGGCCTATCAGTACCTCGGTATCGACCCCAGTAAAAAGGATGGGGATTTATTTAGTTCATAG
- a CDS encoding transposase, translated as MSFYRRNLPHWQPIGGDYFITLRLAGTLPKEIIEKLNKEKVRLLQDGNGDKKDLRTKINRRIFKKYETILDKAERGPTWLKSVEIADIIKESLHFRDNKDYELYAYCIMSNHVHFVFRHLSNKLKQKNDEYPITDILASFKKYTSRLCNEKLDRTGNSFWQAESFDHVVRDSDELERVILYTLHNPVKAGLTDNWRKWPHSYCKKELSIRF; from the coding sequence ATGTCATTCTATCGAAGAAACTTACCGCATTGGCAGCCTATAGGTGGTGATTACTTTATCACCTTACGTTTAGCAGGCACATTACCTAAAGAAATCATTGAGAAGCTCAATAAAGAAAAGGTCCGATTGCTTCAAGATGGGAATGGTGATAAAAAAGATCTTCGGACGAAAATAAACCGCCGAATATTTAAAAAGTATGAAACAATACTGGATAAAGCTGAAAGAGGACCAACATGGCTAAAATCAGTTGAAATAGCAGATATTATTAAAGAATCTCTCCATTTTAGAGATAACAAGGATTATGAATTGTATGCTTATTGTATAATGTCTAATCATGTTCACTTTGTTTTTAGACATTTGTCGAACAAGTTGAAACAAAAGAATGATGAATACCCCATAACAGATATTTTAGCCTCATTCAAAAAATACACCTCAAGATTATGTAATGAAAAATTAGATAGAACAGGCAATTCATTTTGGCAAGCTGAAAGTTTTGACCATGTTGTCAGGGATTCAGATGAATTGGAAAGAGTGATTCTTTATACACTTCATAACCCTGTTAAGGCCGGCTTGACAGATAATTGGAGAAAGTGGCCGCATAGTTATTGCAAAAAAGAACTTTCGATTCGGTTTTGA
- a CDS encoding sigma-70 family RNA polymerase sigma factor, with amino-acid sequence MDYSKFVDAVLQNDQSVINKQVKVITAVLIKFLTVRMDASIEDAQDCAQNTLMIAIEKIRNDKLSHPDAVINYLFTTAKHEYFKQLSKEREVNYEDLPEHHFEKPDQLHRLVDNEKMTILERCIEALKADYKKYIEYWFQNPGYETSVVAEHFGISVNNAWTKKHRVINVLKECFEKKIQL; translated from the coding sequence ATGGATTATTCAAAATTTGTAGATGCTGTATTACAGAATGATCAATCTGTCATAAATAAACAGGTTAAGGTGATTACTGCTGTGCTTATAAAATTCTTAACGGTTCGGATGGATGCCTCCATTGAAGATGCTCAAGATTGCGCACAAAATACGCTCATGATTGCTATAGAAAAAATCCGAAATGACAAATTGTCTCACCCGGATGCCGTTATAAACTACCTGTTCACTACCGCAAAACATGAATATTTTAAGCAACTTTCAAAGGAACGGGAAGTGAATTATGAAGACCTTCCTGAGCATCATTTTGAGAAACCGGATCAACTTCACCGATTGGTGGATAATGAGAAAATGACCATCCTGGAGCGCTGTATTGAGGCTTTAAAAGCCGATTATAAAAAATATATTGAATACTGGTTTCAAAACCCCGGCTACGAAACTTCCGTTGTTGCCGAGCACTTTGGTATCTCCGTAAACAATGCCTGGACCAAAAAACATCGGGTCATAAATGTGCTTAAAGAATGCTTCGAAAAAAAAATTCAACTTTAA
- a CDS encoding amidohydrolase family protein produces the protein MKKLILLSISLILTACSSDPSQDTITVFTNVNVIPMDSEQVLMDQTVIIDGDRIVDLVPSDEITLPPGAAIIDGSGKYLMPGLAEMHGHVPPTDPGPDTPDYFDDEYVESTLFLYISAGITTVRGMLGYENQLELKDRVNSGELVGPNLYLAGPSFNGNTISSPEQAAERVREHKEEGWDLLKVHPGLSLEEYDAMAETAHEVGITFGGHVPEEVGVIHAIESGQITIDHVDGYVNYLQQFGNEEMEEKLAEVIQLTKEHNVWIVPTMALWETIIGAADFETMKQYDELKYIPKAVKQNYFNFADNPQSGYTSENPQAHAELRRQILDEMNKAGVKILMGTDAPQLFSVPGFSIHRELPHMKAGGMSNYEIIKSGTKNVGEYFAQQDDFGTIAEGQRADLILLAGNPMEDLSHIQNHLGVMVQGKWYSREMIDNKLKEIEAYYAE, from the coding sequence ATGAAAAAATTAATCCTTCTCTCCATCAGCCTGATCTTAACTGCCTGTTCTTCTGATCCATCTCAGGATACTATAACGGTATTCACAAATGTAAATGTGATCCCTATGGATAGTGAACAAGTCCTGATGGATCAAACCGTAATCATTGATGGTGACCGGATCGTTGATTTGGTTCCTTCAGATGAAATAACCTTACCACCTGGAGCTGCCATCATTGATGGTTCCGGAAAGTACCTGATGCCCGGCCTGGCTGAAATGCATGGGCATGTCCCCCCTACGGATCCCGGACCTGACACCCCCGATTATTTTGATGATGAATACGTGGAAAGCACGTTATTCTTATATATCTCCGCCGGAATTACCACAGTCCGAGGAATGCTAGGATATGAAAATCAGCTGGAACTAAAAGATCGCGTTAATTCCGGAGAATTGGTCGGCCCAAATCTATACCTGGCAGGCCCGAGTTTTAACGGGAATACCATTTCATCCCCTGAACAAGCCGCTGAGCGGGTGCGCGAACACAAAGAGGAAGGCTGGGATCTGCTCAAAGTTCACCCCGGTTTATCCCTCGAAGAATATGACGCCATGGCTGAGACCGCACATGAAGTAGGTATAACTTTTGGCGGGCATGTTCCGGAAGAGGTCGGCGTAATCCATGCCATTGAATCCGGGCAGATCACCATTGATCACGTGGATGGATATGTGAATTACCTGCAGCAGTTCGGGAATGAAGAAATGGAGGAGAAATTGGCGGAAGTTATTCAGCTTACCAAAGAACATAACGTGTGGATCGTCCCGACGATGGCGCTGTGGGAAACCATCATCGGAGCTGCCGATTTCGAAACCATGAAACAGTATGATGAACTGAAGTATATCCCAAAGGCCGTTAAGCAAAATTATTTCAATTTCGCAGATAATCCCCAAAGTGGTTATACCTCCGAAAACCCTCAAGCACATGCCGAACTGCGCCGGCAGATCCTAGATGAAATGAATAAAGCCGGAGTTAAAATTCTGATGGGAACCGATGCCCCGCAATTATTCAGCGTTCCCGGTTTTTCTATTCACCGCGAACTGCCGCATATGAAAGCAGGCGGAATGAGTAATTATGAAATCATCAAAAGCGGCACCAAAAATGTAGGCGAGTATTTTGCACAGCAGGATGATTTTGGAACCATCGCTGAGGGTCAACGGGCCGACCTGATTTTACTTGCCGGAAACCCAATGGAAGATCTGTCTCATATACAAAATCACCTGGGCGTGATGGTTCAGGGGAAATGGTACTCCCGGGAAATGATTGATAACAAACTAAAGGAAATTGAGGCTTATTACGCCGAATGA
- a CDS encoding tetratricopeptide repeat protein yields MNNSRELEIRQRIDAYIKGRLNEEEIQDLWNEIAKNPELLDVLELEVNIKTLIERKVQKNTIGARINKLPTWTWRAAAAAVIIIIALIQLFKVDPSSDLNQLVVQKINLGEIETSDGVRAKDLRITTADSLLNLGFEAAISGNEKRALELFNEVLNDFDEEPYSSKAFLNKGIILYNEPDYEAAILAFREAASRAESSRMITEKAYWYLGNALINVGDLEAAREAVFEAYQLDGVFRNPAFRLLQKLNEEIGDETFYVE; encoded by the coding sequence ATGAATAACTCGAGAGAATTAGAAATAAGACAACGTATCGATGCCTATATAAAAGGGCGGCTTAACGAGGAAGAAATCCAGGATCTATGGAATGAAATAGCAAAGAATCCTGAATTGCTGGATGTACTTGAATTGGAAGTGAACATAAAGACATTAATAGAGCGCAAAGTCCAAAAAAACACTATCGGAGCTCGTATAAATAAACTGCCAACATGGACTTGGCGTGCCGCTGCAGCTGCCGTTATCATTATTATTGCTCTTATTCAGCTGTTTAAAGTTGATCCCTCCTCAGACTTAAATCAACTTGTAGTACAAAAAATTAATCTTGGCGAGATTGAAACCTCTGACGGTGTCCGGGCCAAGGATTTACGGATTACTACCGCTGACTCATTACTTAACCTTGGTTTTGAAGCTGCTATTTCCGGGAATGAGAAACGTGCACTCGAGCTTTTTAATGAAGTCTTAAATGATTTTGATGAAGAACCGTATAGCTCAAAAGCTTTTCTGAATAAGGGAATTATACTTTACAACGAACCCGATTATGAGGCTGCTATTTTGGCCTTTAGAGAAGCGGCTAGTCGTGCAGAAAGCAGCCGCATGATAACCGAAAAAGCATATTGGTATCTTGGGAATGCCCTAATTAATGTAGGCGATCTTGAAGCTGCCCGGGAGGCGGTGTTCGAGGCTTATCAACTGGATGGGGTTTTCCGTAACCCGGCTTTCAGGTTGCTGCAAAAGTTAAATGAAGAAATCGGCGATGAAACCTTTTATGTTGAATAA
- the metK gene encoding methionine adenosyltransferase: MKNLFTSESVSEGHPDKIADQISDAILDALLTDDPESRVAVETLVTTGLAVVSGEVTTDAYVDVQEIVRQVIREIGYTKPSYRFDSESCGVLTTIHTQSPDIAMGVDRNGAGDQGMMFGYATRQTPEFMPMPLQYSHNLLRELARIRKETDLMPYLAPDSKSQVTIEYGDDNQPKRIHTIVLSTQHDADVEQEQIKSDIKKYLTSKVLPAELLDDDTIYHVNPTGKFVIGGPHGDTGLTGRKIIVDTYGGFGAHGGGAFSGKDPSKVDRSAAYASRHIAKNILAAGLADECLVQLAYAIGVAEPVSINVNTYGTGKMSDVELADKVAKTFDCTPKGIIERFNLKSPIYRETAAYGHFGREEFPWEKLDYVDKLG; this comes from the coding sequence ATGAAAAATCTCTTTACTTCAGAATCTGTATCCGAAGGACATCCGGATAAAATAGCCGATCAAATTTCCGATGCCATTTTAGATGCCCTCCTCACCGACGACCCCGAATCCCGTGTAGCCGTAGAAACTCTTGTAACCACCGGGCTTGCTGTAGTTTCCGGAGAAGTTACTACCGATGCTTATGTGGATGTGCAGGAGATTGTTCGCCAGGTAATCCGTGAGATCGGCTATACCAAACCCTCTTATCGTTTTGATTCTGAAAGTTGTGGGGTGTTGACCACCATTCATACCCAAAGCCCTGATATAGCTATGGGGGTTGACCGAAATGGCGCCGGAGATCAAGGAATGATGTTTGGGTATGCTACCCGGCAAACGCCCGAGTTCATGCCTATGCCACTGCAGTATTCACACAATTTACTGCGCGAGTTGGCCCGGATTCGCAAGGAAACGGACCTGATGCCTTATCTTGCCCCGGATAGCAAGAGTCAGGTTACGATAGAATATGGCGATGACAACCAACCTAAACGCATTCACACCATTGTACTTTCAACCCAGCATGATGCAGACGTAGAGCAGGAACAAATTAAATCGGACATCAAAAAGTACCTGACCTCCAAAGTACTGCCTGCCGAATTATTGGATGATGACACCATCTATCACGTAAACCCGACCGGCAAATTTGTGATCGGCGGACCGCATGGCGATACCGGCCTTACCGGACGTAAAATTATTGTAGATACCTACGGCGGATTTGGCGCACACGGCGGTGGTGCTTTCTCCGGAAAAGATCCATCCAAAGTGGACCGAAGTGCAGCGTATGCTTCCCGGCATATCGCAAAGAATATCCTGGCTGCCGGTCTCGCCGATGAATGCCTTGTTCAGCTTGCTTATGCCATCGGTGTTGCGGAACCCGTTTCCATCAACGTAAATACGTATGGAACCGGGAAAATGAGTGATGTGGAACTAGCCGACAAAGTGGCTAAAACCTTCGATTGTACTCCAAAAGGAATCATTGAGCGGTTCAACCTGAAATCTCCCATTTACAGAGAAACGGCCGCTTACGGTCACTTTGGAAGAGAGGAATTTCCGTGGGAGAAGTTGGATTATGTGGATAAACTGGGTTAG